Part of the Gloeothece verrucosa PCC 7822 genome is shown below.
TATAATATTCCTTGATTTTGCCATTTCGGGCATAGGAACGTCCCCGTCCCAACCTCGCTGTCTCTGTAAACTCTTCTAAGGCTTCGATGAATCGTTTTCCCCACCAAGTTTAACTAAATTCTGCCATGTTTTACCTCACAAAAATAATGTATCTTACCCTTAAGCCTCACGCATTCCTCTAATTTTATCCTTGAGCAGATTAATAACAACTTCGACCTCATTCCCTTCGCCTCGGTCAAGCTGTTCTAGTCCAACTGTTACTTTTTGGCGGGTTTCTTCTACCCATTGTTCATAGTGCTTATCTTGTTCTTCAAGCAGTCGAAAAGCTTCAATAATCACTTCATCAATGCTCTTATATTTACCGCTCTTTAACTTTTCTTGAATAAATTGTTCTTGTTCTGGCTTGAGTATGATGTCCATATCATCACCTTTTTCTAATTATTTTTTGGTGAGTTATTCGAGTTTACATAATGGCTTGTTTATTTAAAGCAATTAACTTTTTAAAACTCTCATTATCTAATTCCGTCAACCAAGATTCATCAGACCCAACAATAGAACTGGCCACCTTTTTTTTATCTTCAATCATCTGGTCAATTCGTTCTTCTAAAGTCCCTAAAGTGACGAATTTGTGGACGAAAACATTTTTCTGCTGACCAATCCGAAACGCCCGGTCTGTCGCTTGGTCTTCAACGGCGGGATTCCACCAACGGTCAAAATGAAAGACGTGATTGGCTTTTGTTAAGGTAATTCCCACCCCACCCGCTTTTAGGGAAAGAATAAACACTGACGGGTCGGTTTCTGGGTCTTGAAAAGAGGCAATCATCTGTTCGCGTTTATTTCGAGGAGTTCCACCGTGAAGATAATAAGTATTGTAGTGCCGAGTATGTTTAATATAGTGCTGTAACGCTTCGCCAATTTCCGTAAATTGGCTAAAAATTAACAGACTTTCCCCTTCGGCGATAACTTCCTCTACCATTTCACCGAGACGTTCTAATTTATGAGAGCGTTCTGGGGTAAACTCGCTATTATCCTGCAAAAATTGTCGAGGATGGTTACAAATTTGCTTGAGTTTCATTAAAGTGGATAAGATTAATCCCTTACGTTGGATTCCTTCTGTTTCTTCTATTTGTTCCATAACATCCTTCACCACCGCCTCATATAAGGAGGCTTGTTCAGCAGTTAAATTACAATACTGTTTGTGTTCAACTTTATCAGGTAAGTCTTTAATAATCTGTTTATCAGTCTTTACGCGGCGCAGGATGAAAGGTTGGACGAGTTTCTTTAAAACTGTAGCAGTAGACTGGCTATTGTCCTTTTGAATCGGTATTTCAAAAGATTTGCGAAATTGAGTTTCTTTTCCTAAATAACCTGGATTGAGAAAATTAAAAATTGACCATAAATCTAACAGTCTATTTTCTACGGGAGTTCCTGTTAAAGCAAGGCGATGACGAGACTGAAGTTTCAAAATCGCTTTAGTTTGTGCCGCTTTGGGATTTTTAATATTTTGTGCTTCATCAATGACGATTCGTTGCCAAGTAATACTCGTTAGCAGTTTTTCGTCTTTTCTGGCTAGAGTGTAAGAGGTAATCACAATATCGTGTGAAGCAAGTGCGGTTTTAAATTTTGCTTCATCAGTTAGCCGCTCTCCCCCATGATGCACCATCGTTTTTAAATGAGGCGCAAATTTTTCAATTTCTTTCTTCCAATTTCCCACAACAGAAGTCGGCGCAATCAACAGAGTGGGTAACACTTCTGCTGTAGAGTCTCTTTCTGTTATTAATCTGGCAATTACCTGTACCGTCTTTCCCAGTCCCATATCATCGGCCAGACACCCATTTAACCCAAGTTGTTCAAGATATTGAATCCAAGAGACTCCCCGTTTTTGATATTCTCGAAGAGTCCCTTGCAACTGCGTTGGATTTTCAATCTCCTCTAGTCGCGTCGGGTCCTTTAAGTTGGCCATCATGGCGGCTAAACTTTCATCCAATTCGACTTGAATGTCATCATTAACTTCACTGGCTTTTTGCATTAACTCCATCAGGGTTAGTTCTGGTTTCTCTTCGTGATGAGTTTTCCAGAACTCCAGCATAGCAACCATCTTTTTTTGGTCTAATTCTATCCACTGACCCCGAAATTTAACCAGGGGCGTTTTTGCCTTGACCAACTGTTGCCACTCTTTTTCCGTGACGGGGTGGTCGCCGATAGCGAGTTCGTATTGGTATTGAATAATGGTTTCTAGTTGAAAATAACCTTTGCCGGCTGAAGTTGGGGCAGATTTAGAAGGAGAAGCTTTGAGGCGAATTTTCGCTCGTTGACGGCCTTCCGGTGTCCACCATGCCGGAATAATAACTTTATAACCTGCATCTTCTAGAACCCAAGCACTCTCGGACAGAAAGGCAAAAGCTTCTTCTAAAGTTAAAGAGAAGCCGATAGGTTTATCGGTTTCTAACCCTTTCCAAATTAGGGGATAAATTCGGGCAGCATAGCCTAAATTTAACAGTAAATCTTTTTCAAAATCTTGACCAAATTGTTTTTTAATGGTTTGTTGAGTTTTTTGATTAAGATGCCAATAATCGTCTAATTCGAGTTTTAAGGAAGGGTCTTGTTTTAAAGAGACAAAAAAATTAATATGCCAATTATCCGGATAATTTTCTTCGGCTTCCATTAGTTGAAAACAGAGGTAAAAAGATGAATCTTTCTGAGCATAAAGAAGTTTTTGTTTCCAAGGAAGCCATTGGCGATATTCTTCTAAGGCGGTATGATCTTTCCAAGGTTGGTGGGAGGGAAGAAAATTAATGCAGCCGTCGAGAAGTTGACTTTCTGTTAGCTTTTTTTGAAAAGTGGCGGGAAAAGCGGTATTGGTTATAATTTCATTGAGTAAACATTCGGAGAAATGACGCAGCAAAGTTTCTTTGTCGTAAAATTCGATCGCATCCGTCAAATTATCATAGCCTGAAACACAGGCAAGGGGCATATAATCAATATACTGTTTAATATTAGTTTCGTAAGCGGGAGAGATAATTTCCCAACTCGGATAAATTTCAAATAAATTTGTTGTCTTTTTACTTTTTCCCTTTGGAGTTGATAATTCTCGATATTTTAGGGACGGAATATATTGGTCTTTAAGGATAACTTGCTTGAAAGATTGAGTGTAGTGATACCAGAAGAGTAAATCAGCCCCAAATTGAAACTCAAAGGCGTTAGTGAGGCAGAGAAAATGAAGGTCATTAAGAAGTTTAATAATTGGTGAGACCTGATAACAGTTAATTGCCCAGGTTTTCCAGGAACAATCAGGGGATAATTCGGTTTCAGCTTCAAGATAACGAGTTAATTCAAGGGAAGGAAGAGGAGCGTCCCCTCTGCTAGGGAGGATAAAATATTTAGTAAAAAATTTCTGATAAATTTTGCTGTTTAAAGCTTCTTTTAGTCCTAAGTCATTAACTAAAAAAGCGGAGAGTTCATCGGAGTCCAACTGGAATGGATGGCGGTTTTCTGATTCATTTTTCCGTCTTTTTTTAGGAGAAGTCGTTTCTCCCCAGAGATAAAATTCCCCTAGTTGAATAAACTCGTTGTTTGTTCTAGGAATCCAAGTCCCGTGAAGAATTTTCATAGGCTACAAATCTTCAGATAATAAGCGATTGATACGGTATTCTAAATCTTCAATAGAATCTTCCGGCAAAATTTTTTTTACCTTAGCATTATATAATCTAGCTTCGTTGCACAGAAGTTCATAGCTTAATTCTAAAGAGATAAGAACATCCGTCCAAAACTGTTTCCGTTGTTCGGGACTGTGGAGTGGCCCATCACGACCGTTTTGAAAACGCTCCGGGTCAATAATGAATAAGTCAATGGAATCTAGTCCAAGCACCGCCGCTTTTTCTGCTTTTTCTGCTCTTAATTCCCAATTATCAAACCAATGCTCTCCAAAATCGTTATCAAGAAGAAAATATCTACCTATCCAAACCACAGGATTCCATTCATTTAAACCAAGTGTATTCGCTATTTTTTGGTATTCACTTGTAACAGTAAAAGCATCTAACTCTTCAATATAATTAAAAATTTTTACTGTTCGACGAGATGAATTCATGGAAATTTTTCCTCAAAAGTAATCACGGCAATGGCCGAATCTCCCCAAATTGCTGAATGTGAGCCACCAGTTTCTTAAGATATCCTTCCTCCTGAAGGAGGCGTTTCGTATTTCCCACCAAAATAAATAACTCTTCTGCCCGACTCACCGCAGTATTGAGTAAATTGGGACGACGATTAATAAAGAGTAAGCTATCAGTATCCCGACACTGCCGAGTTGAGAAGATTATAACCGGTTTTTGTCCCCCTTGGAACTTATGCACCGTCCCAATGCTGGCTCTATCGAGATCTGTGTAAACTTCTCTTACACGCTTTCTAGTTGCATCAGCCTGAGCGCGATAGGGAGAAATCACCCCAATCTCATCTGTAGAGTAACCTGCATTCAGAAGATGCTCAAGTAAACGTTCTACTGCATCCACTTCTTCTGGATTAACATGGTCAG
Proteins encoded:
- a CDS encoding ribbon-helix-helix domain-containing protein, with the protein product MDIILKPEQEQFIQEKLKSGKYKSIDEVIIEAFRLLEEQDKHYEQWVEETRQKVTVGLEQLDRGEGNEVEVVINLLKDKIRGMREA
- a CDS encoding DEAD/DEAH box helicase gives rise to the protein MKILHGTWIPRTNNEFIQLGEFYLWGETTSPKKRRKNESENRHPFQLDSDELSAFLVNDLGLKEALNSKIYQKFFTKYFILPSRGDAPLPSLELTRYLEAETELSPDCSWKTWAINCYQVSPIIKLLNDLHFLCLTNAFEFQFGADLLFWYHYTQSFKQVILKDQYIPSLKYRELSTPKGKSKKTTNLFEIYPSWEIISPAYETNIKQYIDYMPLACVSGYDNLTDAIEFYDKETLLRHFSECLLNEIITNTAFPATFQKKLTESQLLDGCINFLPSHQPWKDHTALEEYRQWLPWKQKLLYAQKDSSFYLCFQLMEAEENYPDNWHINFFVSLKQDPSLKLELDDYWHLNQKTQQTIKKQFGQDFEKDLLLNLGYAARIYPLIWKGLETDKPIGFSLTLEEAFAFLSESAWVLEDAGYKVIIPAWWTPEGRQRAKIRLKASPSKSAPTSAGKGYFQLETIIQYQYELAIGDHPVTEKEWQQLVKAKTPLVKFRGQWIELDQKKMVAMLEFWKTHHEEKPELTLMELMQKASEVNDDIQVELDESLAAMMANLKDPTRLEEIENPTQLQGTLREYQKRGVSWIQYLEQLGLNGCLADDMGLGKTVQVIARLITERDSTAEVLPTLLIAPTSVVGNWKKEIEKFAPHLKTMVHHGGERLTDEAKFKTALASHDIVITSYTLARKDEKLLTSITWQRIVIDEAQNIKNPKAAQTKAILKLQSRHRLALTGTPVENRLLDLWSIFNFLNPGYLGKETQFRKSFEIPIQKDNSQSTATVLKKLVQPFILRRVKTDKQIIKDLPDKVEHKQYCNLTAEQASLYEAVVKDVMEQIEETEGIQRKGLILSTLMKLKQICNHPRQFLQDNSEFTPERSHKLERLGEMVEEVIAEGESLLIFSQFTEIGEALQHYIKHTRHYNTYYLHGGTPRNKREQMIASFQDPETDPSVFILSLKAGGVGITLTKANHVFHFDRWWNPAVEDQATDRAFRIGQQKNVFVHKFVTLGTLEERIDQMIEDKKKVASSIVGSDESWLTELDNESFKKLIALNKQAIM